GATAGGATTTCCAGCCCAACTATCAATTGTCAAAGATAAATGGTGAGCGGTGATAGTGGCAGCAACGGTGGGAGTTCCCGTGGTATTCTCATTTATCTTTTGAACTGCCTCAATCGCATCCTTAGTTGTGCAATGTTCCAACACAATTTTCAGGTTTGGGAAGTCCTTGTGAAGCTTGAAAAGCGCAGGGATAAACTTCGATTCGGCGTTCAAGACGTGGAtatcatcttcttcattttgttCACTTTGAACCGAAGGCTTCTCTCCATGAAGGTTGAGTATCAAATTGTGTTTCTCCATAACCGTGAAAATGGGGTAgaacttggagaaatcGTTGGGATCAACCCCGAGTTTACTATTGGTAGTGACCCCCGCTGGGTAGCACTTGATACCTCTTATGAGTTTCTCTTGAGCAGCTTGTTCAACAAGCTGAGGGGTTAAATCCTGGTTCAAATAGAAACTCATCAAAAAAGTTGTCTTTGGTGAAAGTTTTTGCAACTGAGCTTTGTACTCCACAACTTGGGCAATGGAGGTGATTGGAGGAGTCAAGTTGGGCATTACGTAAACAACGCTCACACCTCCTTGTCTGACGGTTGGAGTTATCAGCTCCatcattttgttttgtCTAAGGTGGACATGTAAGTCTGCAGTTATACCCAGGGAAAGTTTCATTGTAGTTTGTTAGAGTTAAGCGGtgaatgaaagaaaaaaaaggaaaacagCCCTGTCGATAAACTAGTCCTCGAAAGATGGAGTGAAATTTTCCTGGACCGATGAGCTGTAGAGCAGCATGTATTTCACTCTAGGTTTATTGGATTCTACCGGGTATAGTTGTTATACATAGGCACAATATCAATTATGTTTATCGGTTTTCAGACAATAAATATCGGTATAAACTCAGGCTGCGCTCTCAGCTGCCCTCTAGCTACTGTCTCCTCCAGTATCTCCCTTTAATCAAATCTAATCAGTTTGTTcgagaaagaaaaaaaaaataactGCTTAATCATACCATATACTCCCCTTATGTCTCAGGCCCCAGCTTTGTCGACACATCAAGAAGCTGACCAGTTTCAGTATTCCCAAATAGAGGAGAAACGAATAGAAAGATACTATCTTGGGGAGTATAGTGACTTGAAGCAAAGGATTATTCAATTCTATGATCTAGATGAACTGAAGACCAAGCTGCAAGAGAAAGATAATGACGGACGTCTGAAATACAAAAATATCACCCTACAATTTCCTGACTCTTTGATAGCTGATAGCAGTATTGTACTCAGCTACCTTCAAGAGTCTCTTGTCACAAACGAGGACTGTTCTACCAAATCTTACCCCGATGTAGAAGAAATCGGTTGCAAGGGTTGCGTTGATTGTGACAAAAGAGACAAAAATAGTAAGAGTCAAGATTCGGATAAGCAGGCAATATGGATTTTGGCAGATACTGCCTATTCTTCCTGTTGCATCGATGAAGTTGCTAGTGGGCATGTCAATGGGGACGTGGTGGTTCATTTTGGTGACGCATGCTTGAATCCAATAGACAAGCTCAATGCCCTGTATGTGTTTGGAAAGCCTCATTTGAATGCCGAAAAAATAATagaaagagttgaagaattgtgtttggaagatgataAAGTTGTTCTAATGAGCGATACACCATATTCCTATAATCTCTACTCAATATACCGAGAACTTAAGCCCAAGTATCCAAATTTGGCGTACGCAGATGTCGACTTTGACTTGCAGCGAGAAAATATGGAGGTGATCGGAAAATGGAGCCAGCCACAGGATGAAGATTCGATAGCGTTTGCTAATCGCAGAATTTTTGGTTTGGTGGATGAGATTAGTAACTACAAGTTGTTCCACATTACCTTGCCAGCTGATCCCAGATTACTCTTCCTGTCCACGAATTTCTCCTCTGTGGAAATATTTGATTGTAAGGAAAATTGTACTGTCTTGGGCCCATTCCCTTCTCTGATGAAAAGGTACAAGCACATGCATGTTGGACGAACTGCCGGGACTATTGGCATCCTAATCAACACACTTTCCCTGGCAAATACAAAAATTATGCTAAATACAGTCATAAAAGCCATAAGAGCAGCCGGAAAGAAGCATTACATTTTTGTGGTGGGAAAGCCTAATGTTGCCAAATTGGCGAATTTTGATCCCATTGACATTTGGTGTATACTAGGTTGTGGACAAAGTGGCATAGTCATTGATAATGTGGGAGATTATTACAAGCCCATCATAACTCCGTACGAGCTGCAACTGGCATTGAAACCTGAGGTATCATGGACAGGCCGTTGGGTTACTGATTTCATGGAAGTAATCGAAAATGGTGAATTTGACCTAGGAAACGACGAGGATACTGAGAATGACATTGTAGAAAGGCATAAAGACGATGCACCCGAGTTCGATGCAGTTACCGGAAAGTTTTCGACGTTTTCCCGACCCCTGCGGCAATTAAAGCACTTGGATGTGGAAGTAATTGAGAACCAAGATGAAACAGCCTTGGTCAAGAAATTTTCATCCAACTTGGCAATTCAAAGCACAGTATCCACTTCGGCTAAAGCTTTGCAAGAACGAAGCTGGACCGGTCTGGGATCCGACTTTaaagatcttgaagaatacGGGGCTGCTTTGGAGGAAGGCCGGAATGGAATTGCAAGAGATTACGGACTCTAGGAAACTCAGTTAGTTGTACATAGTATAAATTAGTAGGCAGACATATTGTCGTACTAACATTCTCCTCACACGACACGACACAATCCTTTTCGGACATCGCGAATATGTGATGCTCTGATTTCCGTTCCATTTCTTCCTGTAGCTTCAAACATATTGtcaaagaggaagaatGGGGCTAgcttcttccaagattaTGGACTCCCTTGCGGAGGGAACCAACTGTAGGTTGCTTTGTGTgattttcttcctttttttgtttttgattaCTAACTTTACAGTTGATAGGGAAGAAGTCGACAGACTTAGAAAGAGATTCATGAAATTGGACACTGATGGTTCGGGTACCATTGACAAGAAAGAGTTCCTTTCGATTCCAGGTGTAAATACGAACCCACTTGCAGAACGCTTGCTAGATTTGTTTGACGAAGATGGCGGTGGAGATATTGATTTTCAAGAGTTTATCATTGGTCTTTCGACGTTTAGTAGCCGAAGTAGCATCACTGACAAATTAAGTTTTGCTTTCAAGATCTATGACATAGACAGAGATGGTTTTATTTCCAATGGAGAATTATTTATTATATTAAAGACTATGGTTGGTGGGAATCTGAAGGACGAAGAGCTACAACAAATAGTGGACCGGACATTGATGGAAAACGACCTCGATGGCGACGGAAAGTTGAGTTTTGATGAATTCAAGAGTGCAGTCGATCATACAAGCATTGTGAACAAGTTCACGCTGAATTTGGGAATATGATCAGTTTGCGATACGGTTTGAAAACGGAAATAGGAACAAAAGGACAAGTTGGAATGAACATAGTGAACGAAATAGAATATATCAAAGAACAATTGAGACATTTGAGTAGAGTTTATCTCTTGTATAACTGGCAGACTGCTAGGGTCGTGTAGATTAATGATTTGTCTGTTTGGCAACTGCAACTGCCAGACGGGAATATTTGGTCTCTATGATTATGTAAGCTTTCTTTATCATTCTCCCTCATCTTGTCGCGTGCGATTAGTACTCTCACTTCCAGCTTCCCCTAATCACATGGAGGAACAAAGCCCCAAATTTGAGTCTTCCTTCCCACGCAGAACGAGTGAAGGACCGGTGGATGATGTTGGAAAGTCTCCGCCAGCATCATTCTACAGAGAGCTTTTAGCAAACAAAGCTCAACAGCCCCAGTTGTCAGAAGACGAGGAAGACCATAATCCAAAAGACTTCCTGTTTAAGGAAGAtagtgaagatgaactACTTATACCAGACTCCGAAAATCATAACTCCAGTTCCACAAGTCCAAGAAAGTTCAAGGTCGAGAATATTCGTTGGGGTAGTGACACCTTGAATGGATCGATTCTACCGTTGAATTCTCAAGGGAGTAATCTTCAGAGCCTTCTCTCAAATGTTGGAGAATTGGAGCATCTACTATCCAAGGATGTTGCTAAGCATTCAAAATACCTAAAAGAGCAAAGTagcaaagttgaaaaggcGCGGGCTAATATTGTGACAAATTTGACCAGATTGAGCTTGGTGTTATCCAGTATCTTCAACACATACCAGGCGAAGGCACAAGACAAACAAGCAATCTTGGACAAGATCGAAGAATGGGAGGATGAGAAGAAATCCTTGCTTGATGACATGAAAGAAGTTTTGTCTACGGATGATAATGCGGATGGTGAGACTCACAAATTCTTAGAGTTGGCAAGCGAAAGCATAAATGTTGAAAACGAAATAGAAGCTCTGGAGACAAGGCTGAAGCAACTGAAGATTAAACAGAGAACTTTAAAAAATGAGTGTTTCCAATCCCAAGGAATAATTGAAAGCAGGCTTTCAAATTTTGTCCAAGCCGTTGAAAAGATCGAAAtgagagaaagaaagagtaTAGAACAAGTGGTCCAACAATTATCAGAGAACCAATTAGGTTACTGGAATGATAATTTGGCACTAGAGGTAATGAATGGCCTGACTATCAATCCAGGAGACATCAGTTTAGTTGAAGAATACGAACCAGTGGACATATTGAAACAAGTAGAATCATTAGAGAAACCTACAATTGCTGCAGATTACCACCTGCCCAAAAACACGAACAAGCAAGCATCTAGGTTTACTAGGCAACTGTTGGAATTCAACTACAAATGCCAACCCAAACTGAATGTATATCCTGTTGTTGGACTAATCacaaaagaattgaaagaagacTCTGCTAAGGAACAGGAGTATAAACACAGATACGACCAAGTCACTCATACCCTATCGGCACTAAAGGATTCCTTTGCTCTGATTTATCATACTGAACAACAATTGCAATCAATAACTCAATCTACTCAAGATTTAAAGGATTTCCAGAGTTTGATGAATCAAATGGTTGAATCACTCTTGAAAACTCACTCTGAAGCAGACCAGTACAATCTCTATTTGGCTAAAGATGTGTTGGCACAGGAAATATCCATTATTCACCAGGCTTTAAATAAATTAAACCAATCTACAGAATATTCATCGGTTGAGTCTGATAATGTGAAGAATCATGATGGATTATTATTTCAgacattttccaaagctCAAGAACGAACCAAGCTACCCTCTATCAAATCAGCAACATCCATTCGTTATGCGCCATCACTCTATAACTCACTTTCGCCTACTAGCACCAGCAAGACTACAGCTAAAGGGGAAGTAAATTATGATGCTGGAATCAACAAATACACCAAAGTCAAAGAAGTTCTTAGATCTGGAAAAGGTAATAAGGATGAGTAATTATTAATTAGAGTGGATACGTTTTAATTTCACTCTTCTTCGTCGAACAACTTGGTAATTTTTTCACTAATTTCCTTATCTTTGGTTGTCAACTCTGATGGGTCATCCTCGTTTCCATTATCATCTTGCATCCAGAACAAACTCTTTGCCCCACTACTCAAAAATgtcaatttgaaaactctACCATCTTTACAACTTTTGACGTGTTTCCACGTCACATCGCCCGGAATGACCAAGAATGTCTCTGACTGGTTACCTTCACCAGCTGTGTTCTCAGTAGGGACCCATTTGAAATCATAAAACTCTTCGCCCTCAGCCGACAATTGGACGATTATTTCTCCTCTTGTTGCCAAGGGTGTACAAAGCTTGGTTTCCTCGTCAATCTTGACTTTGCCTGCGTTGAACTTGATAATTGCCATTTTGCCTCCCGTTCTGGTATCGTCGTAGAGAATGGAGAAGAGTCGAACGAGATGTGGTTGAGATGTTCAAAGCGCGAATATTTTAATTCCACCTCCTGAAGATGGTTGACCCAACTAGAGCTTTAAGGACTACCAAGCTCGCAGAAACACAACCAGATTCGTAGGAAATTAATCCAGTTAGCCAATTAACTAACCACGTCTCTATCCTTCTGCGATAAACTTGCcggaagaagaattttgaaaaccGAACCTACTGCGGTACTCGCATACGACTTTTGCATTTAAATCGTTGTAACGAATGCACTTCCCTCCAGAGTCGGTGAAACCATTAGTCAAGGAAATAGCCCAGCATctgattgaaaacaatgAGACGGTAGCAGTGTCAGAAGGTGTTTGTGGAGGTTTACTGTCTGCTTATTTAGTGTCAATACCAGGAGCTTCacaattctttcttggtgGCACATTAGTCTACAGTCTCAAGTCTCGATTGAAACTCAGTGGATGGGATGAAAAGGACATATCCTCATACACAGGTCCCAGTGAGGAAGTCGTTTTAAGATTGGCTAGAAATCTCAAGATGGAATTGGGAGCCACGTACGTTTTGTCTGAGACTGGGTTTGCCGGACCATCCGGCCAGTACGGAAAAGGTAGCGACCAAGATGAGGAGGTTGGGACAGTGTATCTAGGGATCTCAACACCTCAAGGAGACTTGGCATGTGTGAAGCGTACAGGCATAAAATCACGATCTGATAACATGGCCTTATTTGCAGAGGAAGGTCTgaagttcttgttggaaCATTTGAAATCCACAAagtgaaatttttcacaaGAAGAATCTCGGCTATCATCTGTTTTTGAATAACAGATCACAGGACCAACATGACCAGGAAAACCGAATTGGTTTTGGCAGGATTTGACAATAAGGGCCATTTCGAGTACTAATTACAGATCGCTAACAACAAATTTTGGCATtatcttcaagtttgaccttcaaaaagttttccaacCTCTCTTGAGTGACTATCATAAACGtcttttattttctcaTCTTAACGTAAATAGCCTAAACGACTTTTCACTCGTTCCTTTCCGCCTCTATGCTTCCCCAGACAAGTTCCTAACTTTTCGATTCGTTGCAGTACCCGCGAAAACATTCTTGGTTTCCGATCCTAATCAAATTAAACTTTGCTGAAAATCTCAGATCCTTATCGTTTTCCATTGATCTCCCaattcaatttcaaatgatGTCGGAGTGGTCACCGTTGCCAAAAATGCTTCATGGGAGGTTTTTGAAGGCCTTTGTGCCTTTTGAATCGCTTCCCAAGGGAAAGGCCAAGCAATTTTCCTCAGAACTACAAGACATACATCCTGGAGATGAATGTTTTATGTTTGAAACGAATGGGGATGAATGGGCAAGAGGTTATGTTATTTCACAACCACTTCTGTCTGAGTTTTCAGCTGCAGCCATTGATCTGAACAAGATCCCTGAAAGAAAAGTTACTTTGGGCGTATTTCCTAGGTCCTACGTCTTTACAATTGGAGAGATCTCTACAGAAGCCTCCCCGAAGCAGACAGATGATTCTCtggaagatgttgactTTCCCAATTCGGTCCCCACTCTTTATGACACTGAACTACAAATCAAAAGCTCTTCTAATCCAGATGAACTTTTGGTGCCTAAAAGTACTGCTTTAACCAAGCCTAACCTGCCCCTAATACAGTTAAACGACGTTGACCTATTGGACGAAATCGTTGCTACTTTAATTTCTCTTAGTTCCCATATATTCACCATGTACTCGATAAACGAGTTGTACTTGTTTCAAAGGTTACATGAAATTTATTTGCAATTGGATGATATTCGAATTGATTTGCAAAATAATCTTTTAACCAAAGCTGAGAAGACaatggcaaagaaaaacgCAACTTACTTAATGGGGACTATTGTTAAGCTTTTAGCCAGCCGGGGAGACACTAATGCCGGTGCTAATCCGAAGTCAAAGCTAACAAGGTCTGACATTAGTGGCTATCAAGCAATTATGTCACGTTCTCATGTTACAGGTAACCTATTGGATTTTCAGAAAGATAAGATTAATCCTGCTGAGTTGGTCTCCAATCAACTTTTATTTGCATTATCTCCCAACTATCCTGTCTCTACCAAAATCAATGCTGACTTAActccagaagaagataCTTATTTGAAGGCTGTTCCAACGTCTCATATTTTGGTTGATGTAAAGAATGTGAGCGGATCACTATCATTTTTTCCCAAAGGTTACAATGGAATGACTGCGTATATTTTCCTTAGAACCTCTAAGACTCGTTTAACGGAAGCGTTTTCGATTCATATACGTCCAGGAGATGATCTATCCTTGGAGAATCTAAGTGCTGcccttttcaagaatataCCTGCAACCGCAACTGAGAGTGGGAAAATCTATCTTGTTGCCATTTTAACGGAGGGTATCGATGTGGCAAGTAGATCTGGGAAGCCTGTTTCCTTGAATCAAATCAGAAAAGGAATTGCTGCTGGAGTCACTGATGTATCTAGAATCTTCTCGAGATTGAAGGGGTCCCTAGCAGCTGGGGAAGCGCACCAGTTTATTATAAAGCTATTTACCTCGTTCATTACCGAATCAGACAACTCCAATTCGTGGAATATCAATAATGGATGGGGTGAGTTAATAGAGAGAATCATTACTGGTTCTTCAAGAGGTGTTGCAGTTAATCCTCGTGCTGAACGTCTCATACTATCTATtaaagagttcaaaaatgaAGGAATTTCGGATCAAAGCACTCTGAACAACTCCTTAGCGATTGCGCCTATCCGTCCCCTATTTTATGATCCGTTGAGTGCCAATAGAGAGAGAATATATATCCAGTTGGTCAATGTGACTACCACCTTAGACTTGGGAAAAACGCCTTTTATCACAACTCATCTCAAAGCATCTAATAAGAATTACTCGTTTCAGAAATCATCCAACGAAGTTCCGAAAGACCACTGGGAATTCTTGACTGTTGCTCCTGGAGAATACGTCAACGAAATCATTTTGCTCAATAATATTCCATCCAAACCAAGAAGTTCTACCTCTGATTACATTATTTTCACTATTTTTGGTAATGAAGAGTATCTCGGGGAAGCCAAACTTTTATTTTATGATGGTAAAtctgtttttgaagataagaAAGGCTGTTCAATTGATATTATGTCAAATGATGAagttgttggaaaagtcCAAGTTGAGGTGGATTATCAAGGTAAAGTCTACAACTTGGATCCTAATTTGGAGTCAATTTTGAACTGGAAGTCAATCTTTGCcaataatttcaaagcGAACGAAGAGAGTATCTGCTCTactttgacaaaatttGGGCGAACAAACGTACTAACTGTTGTCAAATACTTTGCTGCATTGGTGATGAGCGAGTTTGAAATTTATGAAGCTGCACTTGAGAACGAACTTCCTACTTTATCCAAAGTGGCATTTGAATCTATTGTGCACCTTCTCGATGTTGCAATTGCTCGGCAAAAATCATATATATACCTTTTTGATGACTTTACCAGAAACTATGCTAAGCTCCTACCTAAGGTTGCCCAGCCTTTTTTGAATCAGATCGTCAGCATCTTTGAGAACGCTGAACAGGAGTGGTCACATGTGTCCCGTTCCTTATGTCGTGCAATTCGTCTCCTTTTGACGTTGTTCCAGAATATGGCTGATGTATTACCAAGAATTCAATTACACAACAATCTTACAAGATTGGTGAATGCAATTGCCAAATTCTTCTCGTTTAAAAAAGATAATTTAGTTTCTGATCAAGTTCTTATTCTCAGTCAAGTGTTGCACATTAGAGAGACTTTACTTCTTGGATTCACACCTCTCAATGTTTGTAAAGACATGATTACCTGGTTCGATATAATTGGCACTAGGGGATTGGGTACCCTTGAACAAGGCGCCAACGTGCAAAACAAGCCACTCTCAAGAGAACGTGAGCTTGTTATAACCAAGCTGATACTATTGAACAGGATGTTACACAAATCATATAACGATGATTCGGATATTTCCAACCTTTTGAGCAACTATGCAATCCATGTGTCATTGGAAGTCTTACTTGGACAGTCCGATGTCTCTGCATCAAGATTGTCTTCTACGATACTGATTTCTGTATTTTCTGCTACTTGGCAGAAAGGTGATGATGCAACAGAGCAGGAATTACTAACTATAGCTCAACTGTTACCGTTAATGAGCAAGATATTTAACAAATACTACAAGTCGTATAAGAGAAATGACTTGCAAGCGAAGAGAGTTTTCACTCAACTTTTTCAGACAAGTTATCCATTCACAGAACATACTGTGGATTCAGTTGTCAACAACGAATCCTTCTCGGAGCTCTTGCTTGAGTTTTCTACTCTCTTGACATTTATAGTTCAAGCAGGCCAAAGGTTATCGGATGAGACTGGCATTATGAAGGTATTGGAGATGTCCAGTAAGCTGCAAGGGAAAGAACCTGATATTTTGTCAAGTGAAGTCTTACTATCCATTTTGAAGACGCTTAAGTTTATCGACGAAGGTATGTTTTACCCCAAAGATAAGTGGTTATCTGCTAGTGCTCTTTTTACCGTTACTTCCTATGGGGCGTTTGAATTGATAGCCCACACAATGTGTACTTACTATATTCCCTCCGTGGACAACTCGGAGTCATTCGATCGTCTACTATGGGCAAACTTTCTTAGAACTTTGTTAAAGATCTCTACGAGCATGCCCGTCGCCATTGAACATCTCACTAGCATCCCTGCTATAGGGTGTTTGAAGATTACAGGAGATCTTAGAGTTAAGACTGCCAAGTTATTGGAGAACATTTGGGATAAACTAGCTTGGGAAGCCCTACCTGAAGATGTTCACAGATTCCAGTTGAAAAGGTTCGGCGGATACCAGGTGGAATTCATTAATTACGACTTTTCCTGCTTTAAAGATTTGATCTTACTGTCTTTGCAAAAACACGAATCTTCTAGAGAGGTAGGCGTTAAAATGCTCGGTTCAATCATAATTGCCGAATGGTTAATAAGTGAGAATCTATTTGAcgttgaaagagaatgtATTCTAGGCTGCTACGAGATCTACAACAGTGAAGGTTACCGACCAAGTTCGGAGGAACAGCAACTTTTTATCAAAAGATTAAAGCAAATCTTGCATGTTGATCCCGAAGATGTGGCCTACAAGCCGGTAAAGAAATTTGTCTCCACCCTTGCcgaatttttggaaatacTAAATGATCTTGAGAATGTTCCATTGGGGgatgagtttgatgatGAGCGTACCTTCCATAAACTTAACATTTCAGGATACCTAATGGAAGTTAATAGTCCCgaagttcttcaatcatTCATCAATGGAATGTATGAGGATAATAAACTCAAGGAAAACTTTGTTCAAGCTGCTCTGAGTTTGGAGTTATTGGCAAACACCTATGATTGGGACATTGATACAGTTTTACCTAGGTGCTATGAGCCAGAATTCCCGGCCCAAACtccatttgaaagaaaagaggCTCTTTTCAAGCTCATTGCAGACAATTTTGCTAAGGGAAATAGATTAGAGCAGGCCGTCGATTGCtacaaagaattgattgaaGCATATGATAAAGTCAGTTTTGATCTTCGTGGATTGGCATCTGCGCATGCTAAGTTGGCTAAAGTTTACAAGGGATTGGAAGTCGTTGATAGAGTAACACCATCatatttcaagatttcttttATCGGTTTGGGATTTCCAACAGCCATCCGAGGAAGGCAATTTATATATGAGGGTCTACCTTTTGAACATATCACTAGTATTCATGATCGTTTGTCAAGACTGCATCCTGGTGTTCGTATAATtagtgaagaagaagaagctgaaaaattgattgaagagGTCCCATTTGGAAGGTTCTTACATGTGAAGACAGTCGAGcctttcaaagatttggcCTCCAACTTTACCCATGCCACGATATCCATGAAGAGGTATATGGACAATAAAGATCTGAAGGTTTTCGTTTCGACGAGAAGACTTCCAGGAGCTACAGGAGTTACAGATTTGTGGACCGAAGAAACCACATATGAGACCTATTTGACATTCCCTGTGCTAATGAACCGTAGTGAAATCAAATCTGTGAAGACGGTCAAAATATCACCCCTGGAGAATGCCATTAGATTGTTATCTATCAAGAATCAAGATTTGGCAACGTTAGAGTTATTTATAAGACATGCACTGAAAGCAGATGAAGATACTTTAGGTTTATTCAATGATCTATCTCGTCAACTGGCTGGCACTATTGACTCACCAGTGAATGGCGGTGTAACCCAATATCGG
This window of the Komagataella phaffii GS115 chromosome 2, complete sequence genome carries:
- a CDS encoding Protein required, along with Dph1p, Kti11p, Jjj3p, and Dph5p, for synthesis of diphthamide; this encodes MSQAPALSTHQEADQFQYSQIEEKRIERYYLGEYSDLKQRIIQFYDLDELKTKLQEKDNDGRLKYKNITLQFPDSLIADSSIVLSYLQESLVTNEDCSTKSYPDVEEIGCKGCVDCDKRDKNSKSQDSDKQAIWILADTAYSSCCIDEVASGHVNGDVVVHFGDACLNPIDKLNALYVFGKPHLNAEKIIERVEELCLEDDKVVLMSDTPYSYNLYSIYRELKPKYPNLAYADVDFDLQRENMEVIGKWSQPQDEDSIAFANRRIFGLVDEISNYKLFHITLPADPRLLFLSTNFSSVEIFDCKENCTVLGPFPSLMKRYKHMHVGRTAGTIGILINTLSLANTKIMLNTVIKAIRAAGKKHYIFVVGKPNVAKLANFDPIDIWCILGCGQSGIVIDNVGDYYKPIITPYELQLALKPEVSWTGRWVTDFMEVIENGEFDLGNDEDTENDIVERHKDDAPEFDAVTGKFSTFSRPLRQLKHLDVEVIENQDETALVKKFSSNLAIQSTVSTSAKALQERSWTGLGSDFKDLEEYGAALEEGRNGIARDYGL
- a CDS encoding Calcineurin B, with product MGLASSKIMDSLAEGTNFDREEVDRLRKRFMKLDTDGSGTIDKKEFLSIPGVNTNPLAERLLDLFDEDGGGDIDFQEFIIGLSTFSSRSSITDKLSFAFKIYDIDRDGFISNGELFIILKTMVGGNLKDEELQQIVDRTLMENDLDGDGKLSFDEFKSAVDHTSIVNKFTLNLGI
- a CDS encoding ATG28, autophagy related protein, whose product is MICLFGNCNCQTGIFGLYDYVSFLYHSPSSCRVRLVLSLPASPNHMEEQSPKFESSFPRRTSEGPVDDVGKSPPASFYRELLANKAQQPQLSEDEEDHNPKDFLFKEDSEDELLIPDSENHNSSSTSPRKFKVENIRWGSDTLNGSILPLNSQGSNLQSLLSNVGELEHLLSKDVAKHSKYLKEQSSKVEKARANIVTNLTRLSLVLSSIFNTYQAKAQDKQAILDKIEEWEDEKKSLLDDMKEVLSTDDNADGETHKFLELASESINVENEIEALETRLKQLKIKQRTLKNECFQSQGIIESRLSNFVQAVEKIEMRERKSIEQVVQQLSENQLGYWNDNLALEVMNGLTINPGDISLVEEYEPVDILKQVESLEKPTIAADYHLPKNTNKQASRFTRQLLEFNYKCQPKLNVYPVVGLITKELKEDSAKEQEYKHRYDQVTHTLSALKDSFALIYHTEQQLQSITQSTQDLKDFQSLMNQMVESLLKTHSEADQYNLYLAKDVLAQEISIIHQALNKLNQSTEYSSVESDNVKNHDGLLFQTFSKAQERTKLPSIKSATSIRYAPSLYNSLSPTSTSKTTAKGEVNYDAGINKYTKVKEVLRSGKGNKDE